Sequence from the bacterium genome:
CAGGAATCCCATCCAGAAAACCCGCGCTAAAGACATAGTTCTTGAGAAAACGAATCGGAAGAGAAAAAATCAAGGCGGACATAGAGGCCCGTTCGCCCCGCTGAAATGCTTCGAGCGCCGCCAGCTTCGTGTAGAGATGAATTTTCGGCAGGTACTGGTCGTGAGAACGGAAGGTATAGTGCTTCATGGGATTGCGAAGTTTGCCGGTTCTTCCCTGGACGATCAAACCTTCATGCACGATTCTTTCAGGATTGTACCGGGCTTTTCCTTTGCGAAAAAGCCGCACAACCACCCTACCGCTCCAACAACGCACCATCCGGCCGCAGAAGAAGGTGTCCCGCAAGATGGCATAAGCTTCCGCCTGCGGTTTCCGGATCGCATCTCTGATTTCTTTACGGAGAACGGGTGTCAGTCTTTCGTCGGCGTCCAGAATCAGGACCC
This genomic interval carries:
- a CDS encoding glycosyltransferase family 2 protein, translating into VLILDADERLTPVLRKEIRDAIRKPQAEAYAILRDTFFCGRMVRCWSGRVVVRLFRKGKARYNPERIVHEGLIVQGRTGKLRNPMKHYTFRSHDQYLPKIHLYTKLAALEAFQRGERASMSALIFSLPIRFLKNYVFSAGFLDGIPGLFIAWLAAYSMYFKLAKLWEMENSKATE